Genomic segment of Phycisphaerales bacterium AB-hyl4:
GCGTCGACGACGTGACCACCGACAACACCGTGCTCTCCAGCCAACTGCACGACCTTCGCCTGAGCAAACAGCATGAAGGTGAGCTTCGCCGTACCAGCCGCAAGGGCATCTTCACACGCATTCTGGACACCATTTTCAACTTCTGACTCGATGGAATAAAGCCCAGGGATGGTTATCCCTGGGCATTACGCAAAGGACCGAACAGGATGTTCGACCACGCTTCGACAACCCGCTTCAGCCCACGATGGATCGTTGGCCTGATCGCACTGATCGTCTTCGCTCTTCCCGCTCACGCCGTGCAGGTACAGGACATCGTCCGCCTCAAGGGTGCGGAGAAGAACACGCTCGTCGGCATGGGCCTGGTCATCGGCCTCGACGGCACGGGCGATGGCGGCAAGTTCCTGCCCGCCATGCGGCCGCTGGCGGAAGTCATCGGCCAGTTGATCGACCCCAACGTGGTCGCTTCCGAATTGCAGGATGCACGCAACGTCGCATTGGTCGCACTCACTGCTGACCTCTCCGGCGCAGGCGTACGCGAAGGCGACCGTGTCGATGTGCATGTGGCTTCCGTGGGCCCGGCGCGAAGCCTTCGCGGCGGTCGACTGTTTCTCATTCCTATGACCGGCCCGATGCCCGGCTCGCCCGTCTTCGCGTTCGCGCAAGGTGCGGTTACTGTCGAAGATCGCAATACGCCGACGGTTGGCGTCGTTAAAAACGGTGCACAGCTCACCCGCGACATTATGGCCCGCTACTTCGACGAGCGGGGTCGGCTTACCCTCGTGCTCAACGATGCCAACGCATCATGGCCGGTCGCCAACAACCTTGCGTCACTGATCAACGGCCTGATCGCGCCCGACGGCCCGAACGTCGCCCGCGCTGTCGATCAGCGAAACGTTGTCGTTCAGGTCCCGCCCTACGAACGTGACGACCCCGCGGCTTTCATCAGCCAGATCCTTACCACCTACATGGACCCCAGCCAGGTCAGCACCGGCGCCCGCGTGGTCATCAACGAGCGCACCGGCACGATCGTCATATCCGGCGACGTGCAGGTCTCGCCCGTGATCATCTCGCATAAAGGTTTGACCATCACCACCGTCACGCCGCCGCCCGGTCAGCCGCAGTTCGAACCGGAAGTCACTGAAGAAAACTTCATCGCATTCGATCCCGAAAACCGTGCCGGCGCCAAGCTCGCCGACCTGCTCAACGCCTTCAATCAGTTGAAAGTGCCCGCCGAGGACCGCATCGCCATCCTTCGTCTGATGCATGAGTCCGGCAAGCTGCACGCCCAACTGATCGTGGAGTGAACCATGAACTTTGAATCCCTCAACATCACGCACACGCAAAGCCGAGCCCTGAGCGAAGCGAAGGGCCGGATGAACAACGACGTCGACGCGTCGCGCGACGAGCTTTTCGCGCCCGCCGCTGCCTTCGCAGCCGCACTCGGCGCGAAGCTCGACGATCGTCTCGACGAAACGTACGAACTCGACGAAGCCGCCACACGCGAACAGCGCGAGGCTGAGCAACTTCGCGAAGCGGCCGAGCAGCTTGTCGCCAGTGCGTTTGTGTTGCCGTTTCTTCAGCAGGTGCGCAGCGAGTCGTTGCGATCCGACCTGATGCACGGCGGCTTCGCGGAGGACGCCTTCGGCCAGCAGCTTGACACCCACCTGGCGGACAAGTTCGTCCAGAGCGGCAACTTCCCGCTCGTCGACGCTGTCGAACAGTACATGACCAAACGCGGCGGTCCGTCGCCTGACGCACTCGGACAGCAGTTGAACCTCCAAGGCTGATCACACGATGAACCAGACCACCCTCGACATCCCGACGCAGGACATCAACACTCTCGAAGCGACGTTGCAGCAGATGGTCGCCGCTCACGAGGCGATGCTGACCTTGCTCTCGCGCAAGCGTGATGCGCTTAGGCAGAACGATGCCGACGCACTTGCTCAGGTCGCAGCGTTGGAAAAGGAAAAGGTTGGCCGAATCACCGAGTTAGAGAAGCAGCGCTTCACGCTCGTCGGTCGAATTACGTTGATACTCGATCCAAAGGCCAACGCTCCGTTTCGCTTGGGTGAACTGGCGGACCGTCTGCCCGAGCCGGAGCGCGGGCGATTGCTCGTGCTTCGTCAGCAGTTGCGCGAGCGCATGCAGCAAGTTCGAGACTCGGTCTCCGTCGTCCGTCGCGCCAGCGAAACACTGATGAACCACGTGCAAGGCCTGGTCCAGTCCGTTGTGATGATGGCCAACGGACAGACCACTTACAGCCAGGCCGGCCATCAACCCACGC
This window contains:
- a CDS encoding flagellar basal body P-ring protein FlgI, which encodes MFDHASTTRFSPRWIVGLIALIVFALPAHAVQVQDIVRLKGAEKNTLVGMGLVIGLDGTGDGGKFLPAMRPLAEVIGQLIDPNVVASELQDARNVALVALTADLSGAGVREGDRVDVHVASVGPARSLRGGRLFLIPMTGPMPGSPVFAFAQGAVTVEDRNTPTVGVVKNGAQLTRDIMARYFDERGRLTLVLNDANASWPVANNLASLINGLIAPDGPNVARAVDQRNVVVQVPPYERDDPAAFISQILTTYMDPSQVSTGARVVINERTGTIVISGDVQVSPVIISHKGLTITTVTPPPGQPQFEPEVTEENFIAFDPENRAGAKLADLLNAFNQLKVPAEDRIAILRLMHESGKLHAQLIVE
- a CDS encoding flagellar protein FlgN — its product is MNQTTLDIPTQDINTLEATLQQMVAAHEAMLTLLSRKRDALRQNDADALAQVAALEKEKVGRITELEKQRFTLVGRITLILDPKANAPFRLGELADRLPEPERGRLLVLRQQLRERMQQVRDSVSVVRRASETLMNHVQGLVQSVVMMANGQTTYSQAGHQPTQQTAIRTINITA